Genomic segment of Streptomyces alboniger:
CACCGGCGCCGGGCTGGCCGTTGGTGGCCTTGCGGTGCGGGCTGTGGTGGTAGTCGAGCAGCGTGGTGACGTCCTGGTCGACGACCAGGATCACGTCACCGCCACGGCCGCCGTTGCCGCCGTCCGGGCCGCCGAGCGGCTTGAACTTCTCACGGTGAACGGAGGCACAGCCGTGGCCTCCGCTACCCGCGGCGACATGCAGCTCGACGCGGTCCACGAAGGTGGTCATGGTTCAGTGCCTCCAGAAGAAACGTGCGGGGGGTGTCTCTTGCGTAACACGCGAAAGGCGGACCCGCTTCCCCGCCGGGGAAGTGAGGTCCGCCTCGCGAAAAGAACCGATCAGGCGACCGGAACGATGTTCACGACCTTGCGGCCACGGTGCGTGCCGAACTCGACCGCGCCCGCGTCCAGCGCGAACAGGGTGTCGTCCTTGCCGCGGCCGACGCCCGAACCCGGGTGGAAGTGGGTGCCGCGCTGGCGGACCAGGATCTCACCGGCGTTGACGACCTGACCGCCGAAGCGCTTCACGCCGAGCCGCTGAGCATTGGAGTCGCGACCGTTCCGAGTGGACGATGCGCCCTTCTTGTGTGCCATCTTGTCTCAGTCCCTTACTTCGCAGCCGTGGGGATACCGGTGACCTTGATCGCCGTGTACTGCTGGCGGTGACCCTGGCGACGGCGGTAGCCGGTCTTGTTCTTGTACCGAAGGATGTCGATCTTGGCACCCTTGTGGTGGTCCACGACCTCGGCGGTGACCTTGATGCCGGCCAGGACCCACGGGTCGCTGGTGACGGAGTCGCCGTCGACAACGAGCAGGGTCGAGAGCTCGACCGTGTCGCCAACCTTGGCCGTGGGAATCTTGTCAACCTCAACGATGTCGTCGACAGCAACCTTGTGCTGGCGACCACCGCTGCGCACGATGGCGTACACGCGGATCTCTCTCTCGCTCGGAACGGGACCCCCGCAGTCCAGCCACCCACGAAGGCGGGCGGCCTCTCCCCAACCCGGGACAGTGCCCACGGTCTGGGAGGAAAAGGGTTTACAGGGGGCGGGCGTGCATAGGAACACGCCGACGGTCAAGGTTACGGGGCCCGCCCTGAAGGGTCAAACCGGGCCCCGCGCCCCCGCTCACCTGGGCGGCCCCCACCGTCACGTGGTCGGCTTCTCACCGTCAGGCGGCAGCGGCTTGACGCCCTTGCACAGGTCCGTCTTGTCGGCGGTGCCCGGCCAGGCCACGGCCCCCGTGCGGTTGAAGTGCGAGCGGTAGGTGTCGTGCACCGAGTCGTCGTCGACCTTGACGATCGCCTCGTCGTTCTCGCGCAGCGCGGGCGCCGTGTAGTTCTGCGAGCCGGTGAAGGAGACCTTGTTCCGCTTGCCGTCGTACATGCCGTCGATGAGCAGGTACTTCGAGTGGATGATGTAGGGCGTGATCAGCTTGGCGCCGGGGTTCAGCGGGTCCCTGTCGTCGTTGTAGCAGCGCACGGAGGGGCCACCGGGCTGGTGGAGCTGCTCCCAGGTGCCGGGAGTGCCGCCCTGGCTCTTGGCGCTGTCCGTCTCGGCGTACAGGATGCTGACGTCGCAGCCGGCCTTCTTCAGGGAGACCAGCTTGTCGGCGATCTGCTTGCGCGTGATCTTGAAGATGGCGGCGCGGACCTTGGTGCGCTGGGTCACGCCCGCCGCGTCCCGGTAGGTGCACCGGATGTTGTTCATGACCGAGTACATGGTGTCGGTCTCGTTGACCGTGCCGTTGCGCGGGAAGAAGTACGCCTTGTAGCGGCCGCTGCTGACCGTGCGGTAGTCCCAGCCCTGCCACTGCTTGCCGAGCATGTCCGTGAAGTACTCGGCGTACGCGTCGTACATGGCGGGGTTGTTCGGCAGCAGGAGCGCGTCGTTGAAGAACTTGGTGTGCGCGGAGGGCGTCGAGTTCGACGTGGTCTGTACGACCACGTCCCTGGCGCCCTTGACCTGCGAGAACAGCCAGAACTTGTTGTGCATGATCGACTTGCCGTACCGCGGGTCGCCTAGGCAGGACTTCCCGGTCGGGCAGAGCGTCACGAAGGACGGCCTGGTCCTGCTCGTGCCGAGCGCCTGCATGAGGCGTGCGTACGAGGCGTTGGTGGGCCGGTCGCTCTTGCTGGTCTCGTCGAGCAGGACCTGGACGTGCACGCCGCGCCTCTTGGCGGCGACGAGCGCGTCGACGATCGGGGCCTCCCACACGTGGTAGACCGCGACCTTGATCGTCGATCCCGGCACCGCGGCGTTCGTCAGTTCGATCAGCCGGGTGCGGATCGCGTGCTGCTGGTCGACGCCGCCCTTCGGGTCGTTGAAGATCGGGCCCTCGGTCCAGGTGGGCGTCGGCGTCGTGTCCGCGGAGGCGGTACCCACCGACCCCGCGGCCTGGATCCCCGCCGCCGACAGGACCGTGGCCAGAGCCACGGCCTGGCGCCCGCCCTTGACCGGCTTCACCGCACGGTGCCGTCCCGTGCCCCGCAGGCGCACGTGCGCCATCTGTCATCCCTCCCCGACGAGGGCGCGCCGTCTCCCCAACAAGCGCGCCGACGTCCCTGTTGTTCCGTCAGACCGCATGAGTTTTGCAGGTGTTGTCCGCGCGCTCAAAGTCCAGGGGTGGCGCTTCACGCTTTCGAGCTGTGGCGGTGCGTTTCCCGGACACGCCGGTGCCCCCCTGCTCAAGCCCTACGGCCGAACAGGGGGGCACCGGGTGCGCGAAGCGGTCAGCCCTCGCTGGAGGCGGTGGCCGAGACACCGGACGGCTTCTGCTCCGCCGCCGCTGCCTTCTTCGCCGTCGCCTTCGACGCCTTCTTGGCCGTCGTCTTCTTGGCGGCCGTCTTCTTGGCCGCGGTCTTCTTGGCCGCGGTCTTCTTGGCGGCCGTCTTCTTGGCGGGCGCCTTCTTCGCGGCCTTACGCGCCGTCTTCTTGGCCGGAGCCGCTTCCTCGGCAGGAGCCTCGGCCTCGGCCGCGGGCTTCTCCGCCTCGGTCTTCACGGGCTCGGCCTTCTCCGCCGACGGGACGACCACGACGGCCGCCTCCTCGGACGCGGTCGGCGCGGTGGCCTTGCGCACCGCACGGCGCCGCGGACGGGCCGGGGCGGCGTCGGCGACGGGCGCCTCGGCCACGGGCTCGGCCACCGGCTCGGCGGCGGGCTCCGCCTTGGGCGCCGGGGCCACGACGACCTCGGCGGCCTCGGGCTCGGCGCTCTGCGCGGTCTTCGGCGAACCGGCGGGCGACGTCGCCTTGCGGACGGCACGACGGCGCGTACGTCCCTTCGGCGCGGCGTCCTCCGCGGGGGCCTCGGCGTGCGCCTCGTGCGCCGCCTCGACGGCCTCGGGGGTGCCGACCATCGGGTCCTCGGCGGCGGGCGCCGCGGTGCGCGCGGCGTCGGAGCCGACGACCGGGACCTCGGCCCTCGTGGCCTGTTCCTCGGCCTCGGCCTGAGCCTCGGCCTTCGCGGCCCGCTCGGCGGCCCGCTCAGCTGCCTTCTCCGCGGCCTTGGCCCTCTTGCCCGACCGCTTCGAGGGCTCCGCCTTCGGAGCCTCCTCCTGCGGAGCCTCGGCGGGAGCGGCCTCGGCGCGGGGAGCGCCCGCGGGGGCCGAGGCCCGCCGCGTCGCCCTGCGCCGGGAGCGGCCACCGCGCGAAGCGGCGGCCTCGGCCTCGGCCGCGCTGCTGTACAGCTCCTCGTCCGGGACGAACTCGGGCTCGGGCAGCGCCACCGGGGCGGCGACCTCCGCGGCGATCTCGTCCGCGGTCTCGATGGCCTGCTCGACGGCCTCGACGGCCTCGATGTCGTCGACGCCCTCGGCCTCGTGCTCGTGACCGTGGTCCTGGTGGTCCACGCCGCCACGCCCGCGCTTCTTGCGCTTGCCGCCGCCACCGGCGGCGGTCGGCTGCTCCATGTGCACGATGACGCCACGGCCGTTGCAGTGCACGCAGGTCTCGGAGAAGGACTCCAGGAGCCCCTGGCCGACCCGCTTACGGGTCATCTGCACCAGACCGAGCGAGGTGACCTCGGCGACCTGGTGCTTCGTACGGTCTCGGCCGAGGCATTCGAGCAGCCGGCGCAGGACCAGATCGCGGTTGGACTCCAGGACCATGTCGATGAAGTCGATGACGACGATGCCGCCCAGGTCGCGCAGCCGCAGCTGGCGCACGATCTCCTCGGCCGCTTCGAGGTTGTTCCTCGTCACGGTCTCTTCGAGGTTGCCGCCCTGACCGGTGAACTTGCCGGTGTTGACGTCGACGACGATCATCGCCTCGGTCTTGTCGATCACCAGCGAGCCGCCGCTGGGCAGCCAGACCTTGCGGTCCAGGGCCTTCGCGAGCTGCTCGTCGATGCGGTACGTCGCGAAGACGTCGACCTCGGACGTCCACCTCGAGAGGCGGTCGGCCAGGTCGGGCGCGACGTGCGAGACGTATCCGTGGATGGTCTGCCACGCGTCGTCACCGCTCACGATGACCTTGGAGAAGTCCTCGTTGAAGATGTCGCGGACGACGCGGACGGTCATGTCCGGCTCGCCGTACAGCAGGCTCGGCGAGCTGGTGGAGATCGCCTTCGCCTTCTTCTGGATCTCTTCCCACTGCCCCTGGAGACGCTCGAC
This window contains:
- the rpmA gene encoding 50S ribosomal protein L27, with amino-acid sequence MAHKKGASSTRNGRDSNAQRLGVKRFGGQVVNAGEILVRQRGTHFHPGSGVGRGKDDTLFALDAGAVEFGTHRGRKVVNIVPVA
- the rplU gene encoding 50S ribosomal protein L21, which translates into the protein MYAIVRSGGRQHKVAVDDIVEVDKIPTAKVGDTVELSTLLVVDGDSVTSDPWVLAGIKVTAEVVDHHKGAKIDILRYKNKTGYRRRQGHRQQYTAIKVTGIPTAAK
- a CDS encoding phospholipase D-like domain-containing protein, encoding MAHVRLRGTGRHRAVKPVKGGRQAVALATVLSAAGIQAAGSVGTASADTTPTPTWTEGPIFNDPKGGVDQQHAIRTRLIELTNAAVPGSTIKVAVYHVWEAPIVDALVAAKRRGVHVQVLLDETSKSDRPTNASYARLMQALGTSRTRPSFVTLCPTGKSCLGDPRYGKSIMHNKFWLFSQVKGARDVVVQTTSNSTPSAHTKFFNDALLLPNNPAMYDAYAEYFTDMLGKQWQGWDYRTVSSGRYKAYFFPRNGTVNETDTMYSVMNNIRCTYRDAAGVTQRTKVRAAIFKITRKQIADKLVSLKKAGCDVSILYAETDSAKSQGGTPGTWEQLHQPGGPSVRCYNDDRDPLNPGAKLITPYIIHSKYLLIDGMYDGKRNKVSFTGSQNYTAPALRENDEAIVKVDDDSVHDTYRSHFNRTGAVAWPGTADKTDLCKGVKPLPPDGEKPTT